The genomic segment AATTTTTTTGCCACCTCTTTCACTTTTTTTGATGTTAACATTTTCCCTCCCTCTCTTTTATTTTTTTACTTTTATTTCATCTTTACCATCTTTTGTACTAACTATAAATTCAGCATCTTTTGGAACTTCATAAGGACCACCTTTAACATAACATGGTGGCTTTTCTTTTAAATTTATCCCTTCCTTTACAAGTTTATCTCTTAAATAATCAACATCAAGTTTTCTTGGAGTTATATTTTCCTTTATTGAAAGAGATGCAGCAGTTCCAGCAGCATGTCCCATAGTTATGCATGTCATAATCAATCTTGTTCCTGATTGTGCTTCAAAATCAGTTGAAATGCATCTTCCTGCAACAAGTAGATTATCTATTTTAACCGGGATAAGACATCTATACGGAATTTCATAATACTCACCCGGTTTTAAATATGCTCTGTATTTACCTTTTGGATTATTCTTAACACAACAAATTCTTCCATCTTCTCTTTCTTTGTCTGTACAATATGCAGGTTCTTTTGGCTCAGATAGATGTGTATGCTTTATATGGGGTAGGTCATCTATTGGATTATGTATATCAAAACCATGTGTATCTCTCGCTATTGCATCCTTAAATTTTCTTGCAAGAACAAGGTCCTCACCTGTCAGTTTATACTCACCTACAATTCTCCTTGACTCTCTCACTCCTAAAATTGATGCTGTATAAGAAAGGTATGCCTTTTCAAATCCAACAACATTTTCCTTATAAAACTCAATTAGTTTCTGTATCTGGTCTCTCTGTTCAATTACTATTCTTGTTAAATCCTCTGCATCTGTTGTTTTACATCTTCTGCTGTGTGCTGTACAGACATATACATCTCCTTTATCTGCTTGTCTATTTGGAAAAGGACCTAAATAACCTTTCTCAACCAGTCGTGGCAGTTTCCCTTCTTTTGCTGCTTCTTCTATTTTCATCTGGACTTTTGAATAGAAATCAGATGAAGAAAATGAATTTAAATCTACATTTGACATAACAAAATCAAGAGAGACCGCCTGATTATATCCTTCCATTAAATCCCATCCAACTTCAACAGGTACTCCTGCAAAATAAGAAACTTCGGCATCTCCTGTACAGTCAATCACCCTCTTTGCTAAAATTGCACTCCTTCCTGAAATATTCTGAATTATAACTCCTTTTATTTCATTATCCTTAACAATTGAATCAATAACATATGTCCAGTATAAAATTTTAACTCCACTTTCTATCGCCATTTTTTCCATTACATATTTTGTTATTTCAGGGTCGCATATCCTTATCTTTTCTCCAATCCCCCCTTTTTCTCTCAATCTTTCTATCAATTCCTTTCCAACTCCTTCAGGATAGCCTGCCATATAACAGACAAGTCCCAGAGTTACAAGACCTCCAAGAGCACCATATTTTTCAACAAGTATTGTTTTTGCTCCATTCCTTGCACTGCTTATAGCAGCACCAAATCCAGCAGAACCACCTCCAACTACAAGAACATCAACTTCATACTTAACATCTACTCTTTCATTAAATTTAACTTCTCCTCTTTCAACCTTTACCATTTTCCCCTCCTTTCCCCTTTAAACGTACAGGTTCTTATACATTCTTCACATATATTTAAATGCCTTTTTTGGACTCCCCATTTCACCTTCATCAAATTATCAATGAGTTTTTCAATTCTATTTTTTTCAGGAACTTTAAAATTAATATCAATTCCCATAAATTCAGGTCCTTCTTTTCCTATAAGTCCATATCTTTTAGCCCAGTCACATGCAAAATAGTCAATTTCAGGTATTTCAAAAAATTTATTTTCAATCTTTATTTTCTTAACATTATCTTTTATTGCTTCTGTAACACAATTTTTAACGCATTCATTACAATTTTTACAGAAATTTTCTCCATCATATAAAGGGTCATTTTCAAATTCAAAATCAGTTATTATACTTAAAAATCTATGTCTTTGACCAAATTTTTCAGTAATTGGGACTCCATTTTTGCCTATATAACCAAGACCTGAAAGTAAAACAGAATATGAATTTGCTCTATTATCAGGTAAAAGTCCCCTTGAACTTAAAACACATGATGCAAACCCTGTTAAGTCATAGGAATAAACACCTTTATATCCGCAGTCATTAAGTTTTTTTATAA from the bacterium genome contains:
- a CDS encoding FAD-dependent oxidoreductase codes for the protein MVKVERGEVKFNERVDVKYEVDVLVVGGGSAGFGAAISSARNGAKTILVEKYGALGGLVTLGLVCYMAGYPEGVGKELIERLREKGGIGEKIRICDPEITKYVMEKMAIESGVKILYWTYVIDSIVKDNEIKGVIIQNISGRSAILAKRVIDCTGDAEVSYFAGVPVEVGWDLMEGYNQAVSLDFVMSNVDLNSFSSSDFYSKVQMKIEEAAKEGKLPRLVEKGYLGPFPNRQADKGDVYVCTAHSRRCKTTDAEDLTRIVIEQRDQIQKLIEFYKENVVGFEKAYLSYTASILGVRESRRIVGEYKLTGEDLVLARKFKDAIARDTHGFDIHNPIDDLPHIKHTHLSEPKEPAYCTDKEREDGRICCVKNNPKGKYRAYLKPGEYYEIPYRCLIPVKIDNLLVAGRCISTDFEAQSGTRLIMTCITMGHAAGTAASLSIKENITPRKLDVDYLRDKLVKEGINLKEKPPCYVKGGPYEVPKDAEFIVSTKDGKDEIKVKK